The following proteins are encoded in a genomic region of Diadema setosum chromosome 10, eeDiaSeto1, whole genome shotgun sequence:
- the LOC140233766 gene encoding monocarboxylate transporter 13-like — translation MGVHDGVPDEDDTKSPLLSRDASPTDTAYLMSIRIADAMSPPMSPTRTSSSSTRATTADLFKSKTPPSSPRKLSPLAYLRRVRNLRGWMVCLAGFIIDIPFFGIVMSFGELMPYILETYHQDKTASVSWVGSLAFGLAYVCNPISTRLYMRFGCRPCALFAVGLGSFSLLVSSFVRDFWWMILTYSIMFGFSCNLTYNTPLILTGAWFPDRHHVLATCFLVAGIPFGSLTMNPVVESLVGAVGLRNTLRVLSALTVVIGLPCCAVFKQPVYDDEYDDDDGIDDLIMEECDENVDTVIVRRNDEGKEEAAAEVDDTVSESGWLADMIRREKDPPRKCCISCQTELWLDPIFLIFMVAQLIKGIGYVFPFIHLVNYMLSIGIEPATASLVMTIKGASDMVGRMAAGVFGERLPFPLVHVFVICCGIMGVVTYIVTFAKGTALLVFYAVCIGFFNGIYNALIFPLNTSLIRKDLRRTSWSYCQVPPGIAIIVGPTLAGAIYDATLSYNNDFYVNTYVFLLAMVIFTTIPIIHLKRKIQEKRSREGAPHGLGGGRNIIEMTKLFMRGGMDSDSYGTARDNGGEERSDR, via the exons ATGGGAGTGCACGACGGTGTTCCCGATGAG GATGACACTAagtctccccttctctctcgcGATGCCTCGCCTACGGACACCGCCTACCTCATGTCCATCCGCATCGCCGACGCGATGTCGCCCCCGATGTCGCCCACCCGGACGTCGTCGTCGTCAACGAGAGCGACAACCGCAGACCTTTTCAAATCGAAAACGCCGCCCTCGTCGCCTCGCAAGCTGTCGCCTCTGGCGTACCTGAGAAGAGTGAGGAACCTTCGCGGCTGGATGGTGTGCTTGGCCGGGTTCATCATCGACATACCGTTCTTCGGGATCGTCATGAGTTTCGGAGAGCTCATGCCCTATATTCTCGAGACCTACCACCAGGATAAGACGGCGTCAGTCA GTTGGGTGGGTTCGCTAGCATTCGGCCTCGCCTATGTGTGCAACCCAATCTCCACCCGCCTCTACATGCGCTTCGGCTGTCGGCCGTGTGCGCTGTTCGCGGTGGGGCTCGGCTCCTTCAGCCTTCTCGTCAGCTCCTTCGTGCGCGACTTCTGGTGGATGATACTCACATACAGCATCATGTTCGGTTTCTCCTGTAACCTCACCTACAACACGCCCCTCATCCTGACAGGGGCGTGGTTCCCGGACCGCCACCACGTGCTTGCCACCTGCTTCCTGGTCGCTGGGATACCCTTTG GTTCCCTTACGATGAACCCCGTCGTCGAATCTTTGGTAGGCGCCGTCGGTCTGCGAAACACATTGCGCGTCTTGTCTGCCCTCACCGTGGTCATAGGACTCCCGTGCTGCGCCGTGTTCAAGCAACCGGTATACGACGACGAGTACGACGACGACGACGGCATCGACGATCTCATTATGGAGGAGTGCGATGAGAATGTCGATACGGTCATCGTACGACGTAATGACGAAGGCAAGGAAGAAGCGGCTGCGGAGGTCGATGACACAGTGTCGGAGAGCGGCTGGTTGGCAGATATGATCCGCAGAGAAAAAGACCCACCAAGGAAATGTTGTATTTCCTGCCAAACGGAGCTGTGGCTTGATCCAATCTTCCTCATATTCATGGTCGCACAACTCATCAAAGGAATTGGCTACGTCTTTCCCTTCATTCACCTT GTTAACTACATGCTGTCTATTGGAATAGAGCCAGCTACGGCCTCACTGGTCATGACGATTAAAGGGGCGTCCGACATGGTGGGACGGATGGCAGCCGGGGTGTTCGGCGAGCGGCTACCCTTCCCGCTGGTCCACGTCTTTGTGATATGCTGTGGTATCATGGGCGTGGTCACCTACATCGTCACCTTTGCCAAGGGAACGGCACTCCTGGTTTTCTATGCAGTGT GTATTGGCTTTTTCAACGGCATTTACAACGCGCTGATATTTCCACTGAATACGTCCCTCATTAGGAAAGACCTGCGTAGAACGTCCTGGTCGTACTGTCAGGTGCCGCCCGGAATAGCAATCATCGTAGGACCGACTCTAGCTG GTGCAATATACGACGCTACCCTTTCGTACAACAACGACTTCTACGTCAACACTTACGTCTTTCTGCTGGCCATGGTGATCTTCACCACCATTCCCATCATCCATCTCAAGCGGAAAATACAGGAAAAACGCTCGCGAGAGGGCGCCCCGCACGGACTTGGCGGCGGAAGAAACATCATTGAGATGACGAAGCTTTTCATGCGGGGCGGGATGGACTCGGATAGTTACGGGACGGCCAGAGATAATGGAGGGGAGGAGCGTTCAGATCGATGA